A genomic window from Chlorobium phaeobacteroides DSM 266 includes:
- a CDS encoding nitroreductase family protein, protein MNETISTILRRRSVRSFLPDAIGQDELDQMLEAARYAPSAMNQQPWHFTVIRNPELLLKLEDNCKSAFLESNVAVLREVAKQEGFCVFYHAPLMVIISADPGAIAAQYDCTLAMENMMLAAVSLGIGSCWAHAVMMFHATEKGKAIFRELGLIFPEGHQPYAAAVFGWPEEPYPEAPPKNADCVTIME, encoded by the coding sequence ATGAACGAGACCATATCCACAATACTCCGGCGGAGAAGCGTGCGCAGCTTTCTGCCCGATGCGATCGGGCAGGACGAGCTCGATCAGATGCTCGAAGCCGCCCGTTACGCTCCCAGCGCAATGAACCAGCAGCCTTGGCACTTCACGGTCATCCGGAACCCCGAACTGCTCCTGAAGCTCGAGGATAACTGCAAAAGCGCCTTTCTCGAATCGAATGTCGCAGTTCTGCGGGAAGTCGCAAAACAGGAGGGTTTCTGCGTCTTCTACCACGCACCGCTGATGGTTATCATTTCCGCCGACCCCGGCGCCATCGCCGCGCAATACGACTGTACTCTCGCCATGGAGAACATGATGCTTGCCGCCGTTTCGCTTGGTATCGGCAGTTGCTGGGCGCATGCCGTTATGATGTTCCATGCCACCGAAAAAGGCAAGGCTATCTTTCGGGAACTTGGCCTCATATTTCCTGAAGGTCATCAGCCCTACGCGGCAGCCGTCTTCGGTTGGCCCGAGGAACCGTACCCTGAAGCTCCGCCGAAAAATGCGGATTGTGTTACCATCATGGAGTGA
- a CDS encoding SEC-C domain-containing protein has translation MINGNTYHALPCPCGSGKPFDECCFRPNNQKAGNPMDEVMRAIHEAQQSREFSSIKDAEQFMHEFMIQQNTAPRDEFAGLSPTEMRSILSTPFDAGEVATFVDVLPQEPDCPAAALFKALADAIGDKGLKPTATGNLPRNTVREISIATNGTDTFGTEHSRYQLQKEADYIDLHITRLIAGLAGLIRKYKGRFILTKKCRALLDRHGMAGIWPELFRAYAEKYNWAYSDGYGELYFMQRSFLYTLYLLHRFGSEERDGLFYANAYFKAFPTFYDEIPLRYATSSEEIAISSYLHRVIDRFAGFFGLAHVEKTDWKFGVDRIYKVRALPLLEDAIRFHVP, from the coding sequence ATGATCAACGGAAATACTTATCACGCCCTTCCCTGCCCCTGCGGAAGCGGAAAACCGTTTGACGAGTGCTGCTTCAGACCGAACAACCAGAAAGCCGGTAATCCAATGGATGAGGTTATGCGGGCGATTCATGAGGCCCAACAAAGCCGGGAGTTCAGCTCCATCAAGGATGCCGAACAGTTTATGCATGAATTCATGATCCAGCAGAACACAGCGCCTCGCGATGAATTTGCAGGATTATCGCCAACAGAAATGCGCAGTATCCTCTCGACCCCTTTTGATGCCGGTGAAGTTGCAACCTTTGTAGACGTTCTTCCGCAGGAGCCGGACTGCCCCGCAGCAGCACTGTTCAAAGCGCTTGCTGACGCGATCGGCGACAAGGGACTCAAGCCCACAGCAACAGGCAATCTGCCAAGGAATACCGTTCGCGAAATTTCAATAGCCACCAACGGCACCGATACCTTCGGGACCGAACACTCACGATACCAGCTACAGAAAGAGGCCGATTATATCGATCTGCACATAACACGACTTATAGCAGGTCTTGCAGGCCTCATCAGAAAATACAAGGGCCGGTTTATCCTGACGAAAAAGTGCCGGGCTCTCCTTGACAGGCATGGCATGGCCGGAATCTGGCCGGAGCTTTTCAGGGCTTATGCAGAAAAGTATAACTGGGCCTATAGTGACGGATACGGTGAGCTCTATTTCATGCAGCGTTCGTTTCTCTATACGCTCTACCTGCTGCACCGGTTCGGCTCGGAAGAACGTGACGGACTGTTTTATGCAAATGCCTATTTCAAAGCGTTTCCGACATTTTACGACGAGATTCCTCTGCGGTACGCCACGAGTTCGGAAGAGATCGCAATATCCTCGTATCTGCACCGGGTAATTGACCGGTTCGCAGGATTCTTCGGACTTGCACATGTCGAGAAAACCGATTGGAAGTTTGGCGTCGACAGAATCTACAAGGTTCGGGCACTGCCGCTTCTGGAAGATGCGATTCGATTTCATGTGCCATAA
- a CDS encoding PaaI family thioesterase: protein MNDEYIKNVKNDRFAQLLGIEIIEAYPGYALVELVIEEKHKNGIDIVQGGVIFTLADYAFAVACNADGTATVGINASISYFNAPKGSRIRAEAKEESKQKKICGYKVEIKDEDGTLIASFSGLGYRKRTKEGG, encoded by the coding sequence ATGAATGACGAATACATTAAAAATGTGAAAAACGACAGGTTTGCACAACTGTTGGGTATCGAGATCATTGAAGCGTATCCGGGATATGCGCTGGTTGAGTTGGTGATTGAGGAGAAGCATAAAAACGGGATAGATATTGTTCAGGGCGGCGTGATATTTACGCTCGCCGATTATGCGTTTGCCGTGGCGTGTAATGCCGACGGAACTGCTACGGTAGGGATAAATGCTTCGATTTCTTATTTCAACGCGCCAAAGGGATCCCGTATCAGAGCGGAAGCAAAAGAAGAGAGCAAACAGAAAAAGATATGCGGGTATAAAGTGGAAATAAAAGATGAAGACGGAACGCTGATAGCGTCGTTCTCGGGGTTGGGATACAGGAAGAGAACGAAAGAAGGCGGGTAA
- a CDS encoding nuclear transport factor 2 family protein, which yields MSAFKILLLLVVSLLCAIPLRAEEPLQQTGEKLVRQLFADMKSANIPAIKKIISPVFQSVHQDGTRNCDQQIELIKGLDMAPPVLGDFVETRNGSILVVTYMVSVEESVGGKRLTGKPARRLSVFQDTSEGWRWVAHANLQVMQ from the coding sequence ATGTCTGCATTCAAAATCCTTCTTCTCCTCGTTGTTTCGCTTCTTTGTGCCATACCGCTTCGTGCTGAAGAGCCCCTGCAGCAAACCGGAGAAAAGCTTGTCAGGCAGCTCTTTGCCGACATGAAGTCTGCAAACATCCCTGCGATCAAAAAGATCATCTCCCCGGTGTTCCAGTCCGTGCACCAGGACGGCACCCGCAACTGTGACCAGCAGATCGAGCTGATCAAGGGACTCGATATGGCACCCCCGGTACTGGGCGATTTTGTTGAAACCCGCAACGGCAGTATCCTCGTTGTAACCTATATGGTGAGCGTGGAGGAATCCGTCGGCGGCAAGCGGCTGACCGGAAAGCCTGCGCGCAGGCTTTCCGTCTTCCAGGATACCTCCGAAGGGTGGCGCTGGGTCGCGCATGCGAACCTTCAGGTTATGCAATGA